In Acidovorax sp. 106, the following proteins share a genomic window:
- a CDS encoding TRAP transporter large permease subunit, translated as MEFIAHNLAPIMFAGLICFLLVGFPVAFSLGACGLFFAFIGIELNVLPEALLQAVPLRIFGIMQNDTLLAIPFFTLMGLILERSGMAEDLLDTIGQLFGPIRGGLALAVIFVGALLAATTGVVAASVISMGLISLPIMLRYGYDRRLAAGVIAASGTLAQIIPPSLVLIIIADQLGRSVGDMYKGAFVPGLMLTGFYALYVILLAVFKPQWVPALPPEARTLREDNGKNGLPSLLALTVVCTAASVYVAKNMPALHTWWSGEVVEKVALDETIVVSMCFGVALAFVAASINKITRLGLLSRVAERVTFVLIPPLLLIFLVLGTIFLGVATPTEGGAMGALGATIMAILRGRLSMSLLTQAVHTTTKLSCFVVFILVGATIFGLTFQGVDGPLWVEHLLSGLPGGQLGFLIVVNIMVFFLAFFLDFFELSFIVVPLLAPVAHKLGIDLIWFGVLLAINMQTSFMHPPFGFALFYLRSVAPAKEYMDKVTKKMIAPVTTPQIYWGAIPFLIIQLTMVGLVIAFPGIVSSGLDKEEVYDLDKVRMEMEATMPDAMPEAADPTAGMEGSTSTEPAAPAAADDPLKALQDSLEQEKK; from the coding sequence ATGGAATTCATTGCACACAACCTTGCCCCCATCATGTTTGCGGGGCTCATCTGTTTCTTGCTGGTGGGCTTTCCTGTGGCTTTCAGCCTGGGCGCCTGCGGCTTGTTCTTCGCCTTCATCGGCATTGAGCTGAATGTCTTGCCCGAAGCCCTGCTGCAAGCGGTGCCGCTGCGCATCTTCGGCATCATGCAAAACGACACGCTGCTGGCCATTCCGTTCTTCACGCTCATGGGATTGATCCTAGAGCGAAGCGGTATGGCCGAAGACTTGCTGGACACCATCGGCCAACTGTTTGGCCCCATCCGCGGTGGTCTGGCGCTGGCCGTGATCTTTGTGGGCGCACTGCTGGCCGCCACAACCGGGGTGGTGGCGGCGTCGGTGATCTCGATGGGCTTGATCTCTTTGCCCATCATGCTCAGATACGGCTACGACCGCCGCCTGGCAGCGGGGGTGATTGCCGCCTCCGGTACGCTGGCTCAGATCATTCCACCATCGTTGGTGCTCATCATCATTGCCGACCAACTGGGCCGCAGCGTGGGCGACATGTACAAGGGCGCGTTTGTGCCCGGCCTGATGCTCACGGGTTTTTACGCCCTCTATGTGATCTTGCTGGCGGTATTCAAGCCACAGTGGGTGCCTGCCCTTCCCCCCGAAGCGCGCACCCTGCGTGAAGACAATGGAAAGAACGGCCTGCCCTCGTTGCTGGCTCTGACCGTGGTCTGCACGGCAGCCTCTGTCTACGTGGCCAAAAACATGCCAGCCCTGCACACATGGTGGTCTGGCGAAGTGGTGGAAAAGGTTGCGCTGGATGAGACCATCGTGGTGTCCATGTGCTTTGGCGTGGCTTTGGCCTTCGTGGCCGCCAGCATCAACAAGATCACCCGACTGGGCCTGCTGTCGCGCGTTGCAGAACGTGTGACCTTTGTCCTGATTCCACCGCTGCTGCTGATCTTCCTGGTACTGGGCACCATCTTCCTGGGCGTAGCCACGCCGACCGAAGGCGGCGCCATGGGCGCACTGGGCGCCACCATCATGGCCATCCTGCGGGGCCGCTTGAGCATGAGCCTGCTGACCCAGGCAGTGCACACCACGACCAAGCTGTCGTGCTTTGTGGTGTTCATTCTGGTGGGCGCCACCATCTTTGGTCTGACCTTCCAGGGTGTGGACGGCCCGCTGTGGGTGGAGCATTTGCTGTCAGGCCTGCCAGGTGGCCAATTGGGCTTCCTGATCGTCGTGAACATCATGGTGTTCTTCCTGGCGTTCTTCCTGGACTTCTTTGAGTTGTCCTTCATCGTGGTGCCCTTGCTGGCCCCCGTGGCCCACAAGCTGGGGATTGACCTGATCTGGTTTGGCGTGCTGCTGGCCATCAACATGCAAACCTCGTTCATGCACCCACCGTTCGGGTTTGCGCTGTTCTACCTGCGCAGCGTGGCCCCTGCCAAAGAGTACATGGACAAGGTCACCAAGAAGATGATCGCCCCGGTGACCACGCCGCAGATCTACTGGGGTGCCATCCCCTTCCTGATCATTCAGCTGACCATGGTGGGATTGGTCATCGCCTTCCCAGGCATCGTCTCCAGCGGTTTGGACAAAGAAGAGGTCTATGACCTGGACAAGGTGCGCATGGAAATGGAAGCCACCATGCCTGACGCCATGCCCGAAGCCGCAGACCCCACTGCGGGTATGGAAGGCTCGACCAGCACTGAACCCGCAGCACCCGCAGCGGCAGATGACCCGCTGAAGGCCCTGCAAGACTCTCTGGAACAAGAGAAGAAGTAA
- a CDS encoding ABC transporter permease yields the protein MSTLTESANTALQLTFSADPALWTIVGRSLSVSATACLLACGAGLVLGAWLGVARFAGRGAVLAVLNTLLAVPSVVVGLVVYLLLSRSGPLGSWGWLFSFKAMVLAQALLVLPVATALTRQVVDDAERAHGEQLRSLGAGPLLRSLLLAWDERYALLTVLLASFGRAISEVGAVMIVGGNIDGFTRVMTTAIALETSKGDLPLALALGLILLAVVLALNVVIALLRRWRERVDGASTDLPVGVAA from the coding sequence ATGTCCACCCTCACCGAAAGCGCGAACACAGCGCTGCAACTCACTTTCTCTGCCGACCCCGCTTTGTGGACCATCGTCGGCCGATCTCTGTCTGTCAGCGCCACCGCCTGCCTGTTGGCTTGTGGTGCGGGCTTGGTGCTGGGCGCCTGGCTGGGTGTGGCGCGCTTTGCCGGGCGCGGCGCGGTGTTGGCGGTGCTCAACACCTTGCTGGCCGTGCCCTCGGTGGTGGTGGGGCTGGTGGTGTATTTGCTGCTGTCGCGCAGCGGGCCGCTGGGCAGCTGGGGCTGGTTGTTCAGCTTCAAAGCCATGGTGCTGGCCCAGGCGCTGCTGGTGCTGCCGGTGGCCACGGCCCTGACGCGGCAGGTGGTGGACGATGCCGAACGTGCGCATGGTGAGCAACTGCGATCGCTGGGCGCAGGGCCGCTGTTGCGCAGCTTGTTGCTGGCATGGGACGAGCGCTACGCCTTGCTCACGGTGCTGCTGGCCTCGTTTGGCCGCGCTATTTCAGAAGTGGGCGCCGTGATGATTGTGGGCGGAAACATCGATGGCTTTACCCGCGTGATGACCACGGCCATTGCGCTGGAGACCAGCAAGGGTGACCTGCCCCTGGCGCTGGCGCTGGGCTTGATTTTGCTGGCGGTGGTGCTGGCGCTGAACGTGGTGATTGCGCTGCTGCGGCGTTGGCGCGAGCGGGTGGACGGTGCCAGCACCGATCTGCCCGTTGGGGTGGCCGCATGA
- a CDS encoding ATP-binding cassette domain-containing protein has protein sequence MDLQAVDVRFGRVHALTGVTLRIAPGERVALVGANGSGKSTLLRVLHGLVPASAVHCHTAPARQQAMLFQRPHMLRTSAQNNVALALWLRGSRWADARAQALAALHRVGLQAIALQNARTLSGGQQQRVALARAWALRADVLLLDEPTSSLDPHAKREVEALMAEFAEGHAELASAQPVTMVFSSHNLGQVKRLASRVVYLEHGRLVADLPVHDFFNGPLPEAARLFVKGELV, from the coding sequence ATGGATTTGCAGGCGGTGGACGTGCGCTTTGGCCGTGTACATGCACTGACGGGTGTGACGCTGCGCATTGCCCCTGGCGAGCGTGTGGCCCTGGTGGGCGCCAATGGCAGCGGCAAGAGCACGCTGCTGCGCGTGCTGCACGGCCTGGTGCCCGCCAGCGCCGTGCACTGCCACACGGCGCCCGCGCGCCAGCAGGCCATGCTGTTCCAGCGCCCCCACATGCTGCGCACCAGTGCGCAAAACAACGTGGCGCTGGCGCTGTGGCTGCGCGGCAGCCGCTGGGCTGATGCGCGCGCACAGGCACTGGCTGCGCTGCACCGCGTGGGCTTGCAGGCCATTGCCTTGCAAAACGCCCGCACCTTGTCGGGCGGCCAGCAGCAGCGTGTGGCACTGGCCCGCGCCTGGGCCTTGCGCGCCGATGTGTTGCTGCTGGACGAGCCCACCTCCAGCCTCGACCCGCATGCCAAGCGCGAGGTGGAGGCGTTGATGGCGGAGTTTGCTGAGGGGCACGCCGAGCTAGCCAGCGCGCAGCCCGTGACCATGGTGTTCAGCAGCCACAACCTGGGGCAGGTCAAGCGCCTGGCCAGCCGGGTGGTGTACCTGGAGCATGGGCGCCTGGTGGCCGATCTGCCGGTGCATGACTTTTTCAACGGCCCCTTGCCAGAGGCCGCCCGTTTGTTTGTCAAAGGAGAATTGGTATGA
- a CDS encoding molybdate ABC transporter substrate-binding protein, translating to MPGCTPLHSRRTATAWSACAAMAALTMGLAGCSAPAAKAPMADASPIAVYAAGSLREALTEIALNHEARTGQPVRLTFGASGLLRERIEQGEPAQVFASADTEHPQRLAAQGGWQPVVVFTRNALCALTGPHIDAMPDTLLPTLLRSDVRLGTSTPKADPSGDYAWALFRKADAVQPGAYAVLDAKALKLTGAADSPKPPAGRGTYAWVMEQRQADVFLTYCTNAVSAQAEVPSLRVVPLPATLQVGAAYGLAVRADASAQAKAFAQSLTEPAAQAVLQRLGFERP from the coding sequence ATGCCCGGATGCACGCCCCTACACAGCCGCCGCACGGCCACGGCGTGGTCGGCCTGCGCTGCGATGGCCGCCTTGACTATGGGGTTGGCAGGGTGCTCTGCACCGGCTGCCAAGGCACCCATGGCTGACGCATCGCCCATTGCGGTGTACGCCGCAGGCAGCTTGCGCGAAGCGCTCACCGAAATTGCGCTGAACCACGAAGCACGCACGGGCCAGCCCGTGCGGCTCACGTTCGGTGCCTCTGGCTTGCTGCGCGAGCGCATTGAGCAGGGTGAACCCGCCCAAGTGTTCGCTTCAGCAGACACCGAGCACCCACAGCGCCTGGCCGCCCAAGGGGGCTGGCAGCCTGTCGTCGTCTTCACGCGCAACGCCCTGTGCGCGCTGACGGGGCCTCATATCGACGCCATGCCAGACACCTTGCTGCCCACCCTGCTGCGCAGTGATGTGCGGCTGGGCACCTCCACCCCCAAGGCAGACCCCTCGGGCGACTATGCCTGGGCCTTGTTTCGCAAGGCCGACGCTGTGCAGCCAGGGGCCTACGCGGTGCTCGATGCCAAGGCGCTCAAGCTCACGGGGGCGGCCGACTCGCCCAAGCCACCTGCAGGGCGCGGCACCTACGCGTGGGTGATGGAGCAGCGCCAGGCCGATGTGTTTTTGACCTACTGCACCAATGCTGTGTCGGCCCAGGCCGAGGTGCCTTCGCTGCGCGTGGTGCCCTTGCCGGCAACGCTGCAGGTGGGGGCCGCCTATGGCCTGGCAGTGCGCGCAGATGCCTCGGCGCAGGCCAAAGCCTTTGCGCAGTCGCTCACCGAGCCAGCGGCGCAGGCTGTGCTGCAGCGGCTGGGTTTTGAGCGACCTTGA
- a CDS encoding TRAP transporter substrate-binding protein gives MDRRSIIKRAGIAGVLAAGAAPAVHAQAAVRWRLASSFPKSLDTIFGGADVFAKAVKAMSGGKFEISVHAGGELMPPFGVVDGVQQGTVEMCHSVPYYFYGKNPAFALGSAIPFGFNARQMDAWMLHGGGRKLMNEFYGGYNMVSFAGGNTGTQMGGWFRKEIKTPADFKGLKMRLGGGLVGEVMQKLGAVPQSIPGGEIYQSLEKGTIDAAEWIGPYDDQKLGFNKVAPFYYYPGWWEGGPEVDFFINKKAFEGVSSEFQAIIEAASAVAHNDMLAKYDALNPTALKQLVAAKTKVLPFSQAVMDASFKASMEVFAENDAKSPEWKKIYAAMRSFQRDQILWFRFAEARYDTFMSSQKI, from the coding sequence ATGGATCGTCGTTCCATCATCAAGCGCGCAGGCATTGCCGGCGTGCTGGCCGCAGGTGCTGCGCCCGCTGTCCACGCGCAAGCGGCCGTTCGCTGGCGCCTGGCTTCCAGCTTCCCTAAGTCGCTGGACACCATCTTCGGTGGCGCTGACGTGTTTGCCAAGGCCGTCAAGGCCATGTCTGGCGGCAAGTTTGAAATCTCCGTGCACGCCGGTGGCGAGCTGATGCCTCCCTTTGGCGTGGTGGACGGTGTGCAGCAAGGCACGGTGGAAATGTGCCACTCGGTGCCTTACTACTTCTACGGCAAGAACCCCGCCTTCGCGCTGGGCTCGGCGATTCCCTTTGGCTTCAATGCACGCCAGATGGATGCGTGGATGTTGCACGGTGGTGGCCGCAAGCTCATGAACGAGTTCTATGGCGGCTACAACATGGTCAGCTTTGCGGGCGGTAACACCGGCACGCAGATGGGTGGCTGGTTCCGTAAGGAAATCAAGACCCCTGCCGACTTCAAGGGCCTGAAGATGCGCCTGGGTGGCGGCTTGGTGGGCGAGGTAATGCAGAAGCTGGGTGCTGTGCCCCAGAGCATTCCTGGCGGCGAAATTTACCAATCGCTCGAAAAGGGCACGATCGATGCCGCCGAGTGGATCGGCCCCTACGATGACCAGAAGCTGGGCTTCAACAAGGTGGCCCCCTTCTACTACTACCCTGGCTGGTGGGAAGGTGGCCCTGAGGTGGACTTCTTCATCAACAAGAAGGCCTTTGAAGGCGTGTCGTCTGAGTTCCAGGCCATCATCGAAGCCGCATCGGCTGTGGCCCACAACGACATGCTGGCCAAGTACGACGCCTTGAACCCCACCGCGCTCAAGCAACTGGTGGCTGCCAAGACCAAGGTGCTGCCTTTCTCGCAAGCCGTGATGGACGCTTCGTTCAAGGCTTCGATGGAAGTGTTCGCCGAGAACGACGCCAAGAGCCCAGAGTGGAAGAAAATCTACGCTGCCATGCGCTCGTTCCAGCGTGACCAGATCCTTTGGTTCCGCTTCGCCGAAGCCCGTTACGACACCTTCATGTCGTCGCAAAAGATCTGA
- a CDS encoding extracellular solute-binding protein, translating to MKNFKLLCALAPVHKALAAIVLVACGAASAQSITMASTTSTEQSGLFSHLLPEFKKASGLDVKVVALGTGQALDTARRGDADVLFVHDQAAEEKFVADGWAVKRYPVMYNDFILVGPKADPVGTKGKDIVEALKKLATSNGEFVSRGDKSGTHAAELRYWKLAGVEASKGSGYKECGCGMGPALNIAASSGAYVLADRGTWLNFKNRADLTVLVEGDTRLFNQYGVMVVNPAKHAHVKAQDAQKFVDWVVSPAGQNVIAAYKIGGEQLFFPNAAK from the coding sequence ATGAAGAATTTCAAGCTTTTGTGTGCTCTAGCGCCCGTCCATAAAGCGCTGGCAGCTATTGTTTTGGTAGCGTGTGGTGCCGCGTCGGCGCAGTCTATCACCATGGCCTCCACCACCTCGACCGAGCAGTCGGGCTTGTTCTCGCACCTGTTGCCTGAGTTCAAAAAGGCCAGTGGCCTGGATGTGAAGGTGGTGGCCTTGGGCACCGGCCAGGCGCTGGACACCGCCCGCCGCGGGGATGCGGACGTGCTCTTCGTGCACGACCAGGCCGCTGAAGAAAAGTTCGTGGCCGATGGCTGGGCCGTCAAGCGCTACCCGGTCATGTACAACGACTTCATCTTGGTGGGCCCTAAGGCCGACCCAGTGGGCACCAAGGGCAAGGACATTGTTGAAGCGCTCAAGAAGCTGGCTACCTCCAACGGCGAATTCGTCTCGCGCGGTGACAAGAGCGGCACGCATGCGGCCGAGCTGCGCTACTGGAAGCTGGCGGGCGTCGAAGCCAGCAAGGGCAGTGGCTACAAGGAGTGCGGCTGTGGCATGGGCCCGGCGCTGAACATCGCAGCCTCCAGCGGTGCCTATGTGCTGGCCGACCGGGGCACCTGGCTCAACTTCAAGAACCGTGCGGACCTGACCGTGCTGGTGGAGGGCGATACCCGCCTGTTCAACCAATACGGCGTGATGGTGGTGAACCCCGCCAAGCATGCCCACGTCAAGGCGCAAGACGCGCAGAAGTTTGTGGACTGGGTGGTGTCACCCGCCGGGCAGAACGTGATTGCCGCCTACAAGATCGGTGGCGAGCAATTGTTCTTCCCTAACGCAGCCAAGTGA
- a CDS encoding substrate-binding domain-containing protein, whose product MHRIQLHYTLSRDAGDAQIRNPLPEMLEAVAQQGSISAAARTLGMSYRHVWGALKRWEEQLGGELIIWGKGQSAQLSEFGTKLLWAERQAQARLAPQIAALHADLERAFAVAFDDSAHVLTMYASHDDALATLRAHAATPGESGALHLDIRFTGSVDAIRALNEGRCTLAGFHTLEQPAASSLAARTYKPLLQPGLHKIIGFAKRTQGLIVAKGNPLGLQSLADVARTGARFVNRPLGSGTRVLLEDQLALAGLTGQHITGFDHDEPSHTAVAQAVVAGAADAGLGIEMAARARGLDFVPLVDERYHLACLKSSLEQPATRALRALLLSPAWQLHMAQLPGYTPMRSGEVLAMSSVLPWWQFAGPKRTSTPRKKP is encoded by the coding sequence GTGCATAGGATCCAACTCCACTACACCTTGAGCCGCGATGCGGGCGACGCCCAGATCCGCAACCCCCTGCCCGAAATGTTGGAAGCCGTGGCGCAGCAGGGGTCCATCTCTGCCGCAGCGCGCACGCTGGGCATGTCGTACCGCCATGTCTGGGGCGCCCTCAAGCGGTGGGAGGAACAACTGGGCGGCGAGCTGATCATCTGGGGCAAGGGCCAGTCCGCCCAGCTCAGCGAGTTCGGCACCAAGCTGCTGTGGGCCGAGCGCCAGGCCCAGGCCCGCCTGGCGCCGCAAATTGCCGCCCTGCACGCCGACCTGGAGCGCGCCTTTGCCGTGGCCTTTGACGACAGCGCCCATGTGCTGACCATGTACGCCAGCCACGACGACGCACTGGCCACCCTGCGTGCCCACGCGGCCACGCCCGGCGAGTCAGGGGCGCTGCATCTGGACATCCGCTTCACTGGCAGCGTGGACGCCATACGGGCGCTGAACGAGGGCCGCTGCACGCTGGCGGGTTTTCATACATTGGAGCAACCCGCAGCCAGCTCACTGGCCGCCCGCACCTACAAGCCGCTGCTGCAACCGGGCCTGCACAAGATCATTGGCTTTGCCAAGCGCACGCAGGGGCTGATCGTGGCCAAGGGCAATCCGCTGGGCCTGCAGTCGTTGGCCGATGTGGCCCGCACCGGCGCGCGCTTTGTGAATCGGCCCCTGGGCAGTGGCACCCGCGTGCTGCTGGAAGACCAACTGGCCCTGGCGGGCCTGACCGGGCAGCACATCACGGGCTTTGACCACGATGAGCCCTCGCACACCGCCGTGGCACAGGCGGTGGTGGCCGGGGCTGCGGACGCAGGCCTGGGCATCGAGATGGCGGCCCGCGCACGCGGGCTGGATTTTGTGCCGCTGGTGGACGAGCGCTACCACCTGGCCTGCCTCAAATCGAGCCTGGAGCAACCTGCGACACGGGCGCTGCGCGCATTGCTGCTGTCGCCCGCCTGGCAACTGCACATGGCCCAGCTGCCCGGCTACACGCCCATGCGCAGTGGCGAGGTTCTGGCGATGAGCAGCGTGCTGCCGTGGTGGCAATTTGCGGGTCCCAAACGCACTTCGACGCCTAGGAAGAAACCCTAA
- a CDS encoding AarF/ABC1/UbiB kinase family protein: protein MLIETLDTARDLGRLKEILGVMVRHGFGDTVRRLGLADKLERAGQALHRPHAADLARIEPPVQVRMALEELGPTFVKFGQILAGRADLFGPEFITELEKLHSQVPAVPFEALRPQLREDLGGEPEAVFAWFDTVPLAAASIAQVHRARLHDGTEVIVKIRRPGIADTIAADLRLLQRLSALAEAELPALKPYHPQQLVREFAQSLRRELDLAGECRQAERIAANLKTLPWITVPRVYWHHTSERVNVQDFIAGTPGGALDALTPEAGFNRTVLAQRGAQAVLKMIVQDGVFHADPHPGNVFYLPGNQIAFIDFGMVGRLSQRRRDELLQLLLGLVEQQPQAVADVLLDWTGDGPGTPLGQLETEIEAFVDQYHGVPLAQLSLGQMLADVTAILREHHLGLPSDLALLIKAFISLEGMGRNLDPGFHMASEALPLLQQVVKARYQPKAVATRTWQTLRRALATVEQLPDDISRLLRNARRGHLQVGIELAHLKRVGDQIDRSANRLAMALVIAALIIGSSIVMTVKGGPTLFGLPAFGFLGFFGAVVCGLWLVRAIWRSSHHRDDET from the coding sequence ATGCTCATCGAGACTCTGGACACCGCGCGCGACCTGGGGCGCCTCAAGGAAATTCTGGGGGTGATGGTGCGCCACGGCTTTGGCGACACCGTGCGCCGCCTGGGCCTGGCCGACAAGCTCGAACGCGCGGGGCAAGCCCTGCACCGCCCCCACGCCGCAGACCTGGCCCGCATCGAGCCCCCGGTGCAGGTGCGTATGGCCCTGGAAGAGCTGGGCCCGACCTTCGTCAAGTTTGGGCAAATTCTGGCGGGCCGCGCTGACCTGTTTGGCCCCGAATTCATCACCGAACTGGAGAAACTGCACAGCCAGGTGCCCGCCGTGCCTTTTGAGGCGCTGCGCCCCCAACTGCGCGAAGACCTGGGCGGCGAGCCCGAAGCCGTGTTTGCCTGGTTCGACACGGTGCCTCTGGCCGCCGCCTCCATCGCCCAGGTGCACCGCGCACGGCTGCACGATGGCACCGAGGTCATCGTCAAGATCCGCAGGCCCGGCATTGCCGATACCATTGCCGCAGACCTGCGCCTGCTGCAGCGCCTGTCCGCCTTGGCCGAGGCCGAGCTGCCTGCCCTCAAGCCCTACCACCCGCAGCAACTGGTGCGCGAGTTTGCCCAGTCGCTGCGGCGCGAGCTGGACCTGGCAGGCGAATGCCGCCAGGCAGAGCGCATTGCCGCCAACCTGAAGACCCTGCCTTGGATCACCGTGCCCCGCGTGTACTGGCACCACACCAGCGAGCGGGTCAACGTGCAGGACTTCATCGCAGGCACGCCCGGGGGGGCGCTGGATGCGCTGACGCCAGAGGCCGGGTTCAATCGCACCGTGCTGGCCCAGCGGGGTGCGCAAGCCGTGCTCAAAATGATTGTGCAAGACGGGGTGTTCCACGCCGACCCGCACCCCGGCAATGTGTTTTACCTGCCGGGCAACCAGATCGCCTTCATCGACTTTGGCATGGTGGGGCGCTTGTCGCAGCGGCGGCGCGATGAGCTGCTGCAGCTGCTGCTGGGCTTGGTAGAGCAGCAGCCCCAAGCCGTGGCCGATGTGCTGCTGGACTGGACGGGCGATGGGCCGGGCACGCCACTGGGCCAGCTGGAAACCGAGATTGAAGCCTTTGTCGACCAGTACCACGGCGTGCCGCTGGCGCAATTGAGCCTGGGCCAGATGCTGGCCGACGTGACGGCCATCCTGCGCGAGCACCACCTGGGGCTGCCCTCTGACCTGGCCCTGCTCATCAAGGCCTTTATCTCACTGGAGGGCATGGGCCGCAACCTCGACCCGGGCTTTCACATGGCATCCGAGGCGCTGCCCCTGCTGCAGCAAGTGGTCAAGGCCCGCTACCAGCCCAAGGCCGTTGCCACGCGCACCTGGCAAACGCTGCGGCGCGCACTGGCCACGGTGGAGCAGCTGCCCGACGACATCTCGCGCCTGCTGCGCAACGCCCGGCGCGGGCACTTGCAGGTGGGCATTGAACTGGCCCACCTCAAACGCGTGGGCGACCAAATCGACCGATCGGCCAACCGCCTGGCGATGGCACTGGTGATTGCTGCGCTCATCATTGGCTCGTCCATCGTGATGACGGTGAAAGGCGGGCCCACTCTGTTCGGCTTGCCCGCCTTCGGCTTTCTCGGATTTTTTGGGGCCGTGGTGTGCGGGCTGTGGCTGGTGCGTGCCATCTGGCGCAGCAGCCACCACCGTGATGATGAGACTTGA
- a CDS encoding TRAP transporter small permease subunit has protein sequence MQALLKLSRGIDWLNTQVGKYVVWLILASTVISGVNAVVRKAFNISSNAFLEVQWYLFAASFLLAAGYTLLQGEHVKVDVVSSRFSKRTQIWIDVFGYIAFLTPMCFAVLWYGIPFFTRALASGEMSSNAGGLIRWPVYLMIPMGFSLLWLQGMSELIKRLAFLKGVIEDPTSKKAEKTAEEELAESIRNLAEAAKGNGKNKAEAH, from the coding sequence ATGCAGGCTCTATTGAAGTTATCCAGGGGGATCGACTGGCTTAACACCCAGGTCGGTAAATACGTGGTCTGGCTGATCTTGGCCTCCACGGTCATCAGCGGTGTGAACGCCGTGGTGCGCAAGGCGTTCAACATCAGCTCCAACGCGTTCCTGGAAGTGCAGTGGTATTTATTTGCTGCCTCGTTCCTGCTCGCTGCGGGCTACACCCTCTTGCAGGGCGAGCACGTCAAGGTGGACGTGGTCTCGAGCCGCTTCTCCAAGCGCACCCAGATCTGGATCGATGTGTTTGGCTACATCGCCTTCCTCACGCCCATGTGTTTTGCCGTGCTCTGGTATGGCATTCCCTTCTTCACACGCGCGCTGGCCTCGGGCGAGATGTCAAGCAACGCTGGCGGACTGATCCGCTGGCCCGTGTACCTGATGATCCCCATGGGCTTCAGCTTGCTGTGGCTGCAGGGCATGTCTGAGTTGATCAAGCGCCTAGCGTTCCTCAAGGGCGTGATCGAAGACCCCACCTCCAAGAAGGCAGAAAAGACAGCCGAAGAAGAGCTGGCCGAGTCCATCCGCAACCTGGCCGAAGCTGCCAAGGGCAACGGCAAGAACAAGGCCGAGGCCCACTGA